One stretch of Marinobacterium iners DNA includes these proteins:
- the hemH gene encoding ferrochelatase — protein MGYRGVKGFSHDQKELTGVLVTNLGTPDEPTPKALRRYLKEFLWDPRVVEVPRPIWWCILNGVILNIRPRRSAAAYKEVWTDQGSPLLLHTQAQTAALQERMHHRFGENVMIEFAMRYGNPSITSVIERMQQAGVRRLLVLPLYPQYSGATTASTFDAVAEDFRTRRWLPELRMVNHYHDEAAYIDALAASVEAHWKRHGRADRLLMSYHGIPKRYLLQGDPYFCECHKTSRLLAERLGLEPGSWMTTFQSRFGREEWLKPYTDETLKGFPQQGVKSVQVICPGFSADCLETIEEIGQENREYFMESGGERYEYIPALNAEPTHIDALEKLILKHLQGWDLSPADEGKKCQKLAQDQGAER, from the coding sequence ATGGGCTATCGCGGAGTAAAGGGCTTCAGTCACGACCAGAAAGAATTGACCGGGGTGCTGGTCACCAACCTGGGGACACCGGATGAGCCTACACCCAAGGCCTTGAGGCGATATCTGAAAGAGTTTCTCTGGGACCCTCGTGTGGTTGAAGTGCCACGACCGATCTGGTGGTGTATTCTCAATGGCGTCATTCTGAACATCAGACCGCGCCGTTCGGCCGCAGCCTATAAAGAGGTCTGGACCGACCAGGGGTCTCCGCTGCTGCTGCATACACAGGCGCAGACGGCAGCACTGCAGGAACGAATGCACCATCGTTTTGGCGAAAATGTCATGATTGAATTCGCCATGCGGTATGGAAATCCTTCCATTACCAGCGTGATAGAGCGCATGCAACAGGCCGGTGTGAGGCGTCTGCTGGTGTTACCTCTTTACCCGCAGTACTCCGGTGCCACTACAGCTTCAACCTTTGATGCTGTTGCCGAGGATTTTCGTACCCGTCGATGGTTACCGGAATTGAGGATGGTGAATCACTATCATGATGAAGCAGCCTATATCGATGCGTTGGCGGCTTCGGTTGAGGCGCACTGGAAGCGTCATGGTCGGGCTGACCGTCTGTTAATGTCCTACCACGGTATACCCAAGCGCTATCTTCTGCAGGGCGATCCCTACTTCTGCGAGTGCCACAAGACTAGTCGTTTGCTTGCCGAGCGGCTTGGGCTGGAGCCCGGCAGTTGGATGACCACGTTTCAGTCACGTTTTGGTCGAGAAGAGTGGCTCAAACCCTATACGGATGAAACGTTGAAGGGCTTTCCACAACAGGGAGTCAAATCGGTACAGGTGATCTGCCCCGGCTTCTCGGCCGATTGTCTGGAAACCATCGAAGAGATCGGACAGGAGAACCGGGAGTACTTCATGGAGTCTGGTGGCGAGCGCTATGAATACATCCCTGCGTTGAATGCAGAACCGACTCACATCGACGCATTGGAAAAACTGATCCTGAAGCATCTGCAGGGCTGGGATTTGTCACCTGCCGATGAAGGCAAAAAGTGTCAGAAACTTGCGCAGGATCAGGGGGCGGAGCGATAG